A single genomic interval of Saccharomyces kudriavzevii IFO 1802 strain IFO1802 genome assembly, chromosome: 3 harbors:
- the SKDI03G1610 gene encoding uncharacterized protein codes for MHSLEPPRSKKRIHLIAAVKAVKSIKPFRTTLRYDEAITYNKSNEEKEKYTEAYHKEVNQLLKMNAWETDKYYDRNSMGSKNMISSVLVFNKKRDGTHKARFVARGDIQHPDTYDPGMQSNTVHHYALMTSLSLALDNDYYVTQLDVSSAYLYADIKEELYIRPPPHLGLNNKLLSLKKSLYGLKQSGANWYETIKSYLIKQCGMDEVRGWSCVFKNSQVTICLFVDDMILFSKDLKANKKVIANLRIKKKKKLKP; via the coding sequence ATGCATAGTCTAGAACCACCAAGGTCAAAAAAACGTATTCATTTAATTGCAGCTGTAAAGGCGGTAAAGTCAATCAAACCATTCCGAACGACCTTAAGATATGATGAAGCAATCACATATAATAAGagtaatgaagaaaaggagaaatatACTGAAGCATATCATAAAGAAGTTAACCAactattaaaaatgaatgctTGGGAAACAGACAAGTATTATGATAGAAACTCGATGGGttccaagaatatgatAAGCTCAGTGCTTGTATTCAACAAGAAGCGTGACGGAACACATAAGGCTAGATTTGTTGCAAGAGGTGACATACAGCATCCCGATACATATGATCCGGGCATGCAATCCAATACTGTACATCATTATGCACTGATGACATCTTTGTCACTTGCATTAGATAATGACTACTATGTCACACAACTAGACGTATCCTCCGCTTACTTGTATGCCGACATCAAAGAGGAATTATACATAAGACCTCCACCACATCTAGgattgaataataaattactaagtttaaagaaatcactTTATGGTTTAAAACAAAGTGGTGCAAACTGGTATGAAACTATTAAATCATACTTAATAAAGCAATGTGGCATGGACGAAGTACGTGGATGGTCGTGtgtgttcaaaaatagtcAAGTCACAATATGTCTATTCGTTGATGACATGATATTATTCAGCAAAGATCTAAAAGCGAATAAGAAAGTCATAGCAAATCTCagaattaagaaaaaaaaaaaattaaagccATGA